In Oceanobacillus sp. FSL K6-2867, one DNA window encodes the following:
- a CDS encoding NAD-dependent succinate-semialdehyde dehydrogenase encodes MQQYEMFVGGKWFGKDLEQIDVINPATNEPIGTVPKGGREEAKQAVDAAYSALKEWAARTAEDRSSYLVKWHELIKEERETIGKIMTEEQGKPLKEAVGEVDYANGFISWYAEEGKRVYGDIIPASHPNKRIFVQKQPVGVVAAITPWNFPAAMITRKVGPALAAGCTVVIKPANQTPLTAFKLVELAEKAGIPKGVINIVTGSSAAIGKAWNDDSRVRKLTFTGSTEVGKILMKDAADTMKKISLELGGHAPFVVMEDADLDKAVTGVVASKFRNAGQTCVCTNRVYVHESIKDNFQAKLTEAVSKLKIGNGLEKGTDIGPLIDQNAVDKVNVQVKDAVSKGGNLTLGGKNLEGLYVEPAIVMDATDDMLCMYEETFGPLLPVTTFRDEAEVIERANNSPFGLAAYVFTENIGRAIRISEALEYGIVGLNDGAPSTPQAPFGGFKESGLGREGGYYGIEEFLETKYISLAF; translated from the coding sequence ATGCAGCAATATGAAATGTTTGTTGGTGGGAAATGGTTTGGAAAAGATTTAGAACAGATTGATGTAATTAATCCGGCAACAAATGAACCAATTGGAACAGTTCCTAAAGGCGGAAGAGAAGAGGCTAAGCAAGCGGTTGATGCTGCATACTCAGCACTAAAAGAATGGGCTGCAAGAACTGCAGAGGACAGAAGCAGCTACCTTGTGAAATGGCATGAGCTGATAAAAGAAGAAAGAGAAACGATAGGGAAAATCATGACAGAGGAACAAGGCAAACCACTGAAAGAAGCAGTTGGTGAAGTAGACTATGCAAATGGATTTATATCATGGTATGCCGAAGAAGGAAAACGGGTATATGGCGATATTATTCCTGCATCCCATCCGAATAAACGTATTTTCGTGCAGAAACAGCCGGTTGGTGTCGTCGCAGCGATTACTCCATGGAACTTCCCTGCAGCAATGATTACCCGAAAAGTTGGACCAGCACTTGCAGCAGGGTGTACGGTAGTTATTAAGCCAGCTAATCAAACTCCATTAACGGCATTTAAATTGGTGGAATTAGCTGAAAAGGCAGGTATTCCAAAAGGTGTTATTAATATTGTCACAGGAAGCTCTGCAGCAATCGGAAAAGCATGGAACGATGACAGTCGTGTCAGAAAATTAACGTTTACTGGCTCAACAGAGGTAGGCAAAATATTGATGAAAGACGCTGCCGATACAATGAAAAAGATTTCCCTTGAGCTTGGTGGTCATGCACCATTTGTTGTGATGGAAGACGCAGATTTGGATAAAGCAGTGACAGGCGTAGTGGCATCTAAGTTCCGTAATGCTGGTCAAACTTGTGTATGTACGAATCGAGTATATGTACATGAATCGATTAAAGATAATTTTCAAGCAAAGCTGACAGAGGCTGTGTCCAAGCTTAAAATTGGAAATGGTCTGGAAAAGGGGACAGATATTGGCCCATTGATTGATCAGAACGCAGTAGATAAAGTAAATGTACAAGTTAAAGACGCAGTAAGCAAAGGCGGGAACCTCACCCTAGGTGGAAAGAATTTAGAAGGATTATACGTGGAACCAGCAATTGTTATGGATGCAACAGATGACATGCTTTGTATGTATGAAGAAACATTTGGGCCACTGCTTCCCGTTACAACATTCAGAGATGAAGCAGAAGTAATCGAGCGAGCAAATAATTCACCATTTGGATTAGCTGCATATGTATTTACAGAGAATATTGGACGTGCTATCCGAATAAGTGAAGCACTCGAATATGGAATTGTCGGATTGAATGACGGAGCACCGTCCACACCACAAGCCCCATTTGGCGGATTTAAAGAAAGCGGGCTTGGTCGTGAGGGTGGTTATTATGGCATCGAAGAGTTTCTTGAAACGAAATATATTTCACTTGCATTTTAA
- a CDS encoding fumarylacetoacetate hydrolase family protein, with amino-acid sequence MRHARIAYKGLIQHAIDTEKGIQLEDGRIVEESQVTWLPPVEPKTVFTLGLNFADHAAELSFKEAPKEPLVFLKGPNTFIGHRGETVRPSDITFMHYECELAVVIGKTAKNVTKEEAYDYVRGYTVANDYALRDYLENYYRPNLRVKNRDTCTPIGPWLVDKEDIDDPMNLQLTTYVNGEITQRGSTADMIFSVPHLIEYLSGFMTLNSGDIILTGTPKGSVDTKVGDEVITEVEGIGRLVNTIVGEETFQTN; translated from the coding sequence ATGAGACACGCACGTATAGCGTATAAAGGCTTAATTCAACATGCTATTGATACAGAGAAAGGTATTCAACTAGAAGATGGCCGGATTGTAGAGGAGTCGCAAGTTACATGGCTCCCGCCAGTAGAGCCTAAAACCGTATTTACATTAGGTTTAAACTTTGCTGATCATGCTGCAGAACTTTCATTTAAAGAAGCACCAAAAGAGCCATTAGTATTTTTAAAAGGACCAAACACATTCATCGGCCACCGTGGAGAAACGGTTCGTCCGAGTGATATAACATTTATGCATTATGAATGTGAATTAGCAGTTGTAATCGGTAAAACAGCGAAAAATGTAACAAAAGAAGAGGCATATGATTATGTGCGTGGATATACGGTAGCGAATGACTATGCGCTTCGTGATTATTTAGAAAACTATTATCGACCTAACCTTCGTGTGAAAAACCGTGACACGTGTACGCCGATAGGGCCATGGTTAGTCGATAAAGAAGATATTGATGATCCAATGAACTTGCAATTAACTACTTATGTAAATGGGGAAATTACACAGCGAGGCAGTACTGCGGATATGATCTTTTCTGTTCCTCATTTGATTGAATATTTAAGCGGGTTTATGACATTAAATTCAGGAGATATTATTCTGACTGGAACGCCAAAAGGATCGGTGGATACAAAGGTTGGCGATGAAGTCATAACAGAAGTAGAAGGAATTGGCAGACTTGTCAATACAATCGTTGGGGAAGAAACCTTTCAAACGAATTAA
- a CDS encoding 5-carboxymethyl-2-hydroxymuconate Delta-isomerase: MPHLIIEYTANLKEETDIPDLLKKVNDSLLSHSAIIPIGGLRTRAIELSDYRIADGTEDDAFVHATLKLGGGRTEEDKKVLCDDLFATIKKHFANLYEKRYLALSLELHEFTNPTYKQNNIHNRYKK; encoded by the coding sequence ATGCCACATCTGATTATTGAGTACACCGCCAATCTAAAGGAAGAAACAGATATACCGGACCTTTTAAAGAAGGTTAATGATTCGCTGCTCTCTCATTCTGCTATTATTCCAATTGGTGGGCTTCGTACAAGGGCAATCGAATTAAGTGACTATCGCATAGCAGATGGAACAGAAGACGATGCATTTGTCCATGCCACCCTGAAGCTTGGCGGTGGCCGAACAGAAGAAGATAAAAAGGTACTTTGTGATGATCTGTTTGCTACAATAAAAAAACACTTTGCGAATTTGTATGAAAAACGTTATTTAGCATTATCATTGGAATTGCATGAATTTACAAATCCTACTTATAAGCAAAATAACATCCATAATCGGTATAAAAAGTAA
- a CDS encoding XylR N-terminal domain-containing protein has product MSLDQKIDRNKTDNEGRIYLDDERVILTSSAVFGILRKDLMDNISEERMKGFLIRYGWNLGKNDAKNVLKKNQSSIEELLKKGPELHMMRGFTKVKRVDLQLDYDEDGQIEGVHVEGFWSGSYEAEEFIEQFGNSDAAVCYTLVGYASGYYSEICKKTVVFKEVACKATGADNCYYVGKTIPEWNGSIEKELKYYHDEPIVRELEITYEKLLEERNNFEKTFTIHERLTQEFTNGNDLQTIADAIYEEIGIPILIENADLSPLAGSGFSSDFFTNGYLDFKSAVHIQQEEKDYQTREISDGVNQYLTTPIMLQRKCFGFCSFIYEVNQPVTKVDLMILERVASVCSLYILNEKTTFEAVERIKGHFLDQIIDGGLLTEKDILLRGKYIQTDLNEPYCIASLKYVNENADTENELLLHDQVIESVQHYFKNKSNVLIGQRSGVLVLLIQKDQKKKTMREVCQSLLDYLKKEFPASVFRMGASTLSENIQQANHYYKEAMTALKMTEPSNKIMFFKDISVAGLLIHSKNKQAIIQKAKHLLGPIYAKKDESAELIKTLYVFLANGGNLEKSMKELCLSMSGLRYRIRRLEEMLEKDLRKPTVTYELLLTLQVLEAEGEIILD; this is encoded by the coding sequence ATGAGCTTAGATCAGAAAATAGATCGAAATAAAACAGATAACGAGGGAAGAATCTACTTAGATGATGAACGGGTAATTTTAACCTCGTCGGCAGTCTTTGGGATTCTTCGCAAAGATCTGATGGATAATATATCAGAAGAGAGGATGAAGGGGTTTTTAATTCGTTATGGATGGAACCTTGGAAAAAACGATGCGAAGAATGTGCTTAAAAAGAATCAATCTTCTATTGAAGAGCTCTTAAAAAAGGGACCTGAATTACACATGATGAGAGGTTTTACAAAAGTAAAACGAGTCGATTTACAACTGGATTATGATGAAGATGGGCAGATAGAAGGTGTTCACGTAGAGGGATTCTGGTCTGGATCATATGAAGCAGAGGAATTTATCGAGCAGTTTGGCAATTCAGATGCTGCTGTATGCTATACCCTAGTTGGTTATGCAAGTGGCTACTACTCCGAAATATGCAAAAAAACGGTTGTATTTAAAGAAGTGGCATGCAAAGCGACAGGCGCTGATAATTGCTATTATGTCGGAAAAACAATACCTGAGTGGAACGGTTCCATTGAAAAAGAATTAAAGTACTATCATGATGAACCAATTGTTCGGGAACTTGAGATCACCTATGAAAAATTGCTGGAGGAACGGAATAATTTTGAAAAAACGTTTACCATTCATGAGCGTCTTACACAAGAGTTTACTAATGGGAATGATCTCCAAACGATTGCAGATGCGATCTATGAAGAGATCGGTATACCAATATTAATAGAGAATGCAGACCTGTCACCATTAGCAGGTTCGGGATTTTCCTCTGACTTTTTCACGAATGGTTATTTGGACTTTAAGTCAGCAGTACATATTCAACAAGAGGAAAAGGATTATCAGACAAGGGAAATTTCTGATGGAGTAAACCAATATCTTACAACGCCAATTATGCTGCAGCGAAAGTGCTTTGGTTTCTGTTCGTTCATATATGAAGTAAATCAACCGGTTACTAAAGTCGACCTCATGATTTTAGAAAGAGTTGCCTCTGTCTGTTCGCTTTACATTTTAAATGAGAAAACAACATTTGAAGCAGTAGAACGGATAAAAGGGCACTTTCTCGATCAGATTATCGACGGAGGCCTTCTCACTGAAAAAGATATTCTATTGCGGGGGAAATATATACAAACGGATTTAAATGAGCCTTATTGTATTGCTTCATTGAAATATGTTAATGAAAATGCTGACACAGAAAATGAGCTGCTTTTACATGATCAAGTGATTGAAAGTGTCCAGCATTACTTTAAAAACAAGTCTAACGTGTTAATTGGACAGCGTTCAGGTGTACTTGTTCTTCTCATTCAAAAAGATCAAAAAAAGAAAACGATGAGAGAAGTTTGCCAGTCATTGCTTGATTATTTAAAGAAGGAATTTCCAGCCAGTGTTTTTCGAATGGGGGCAAGCACCTTGTCTGAAAATATTCAACAGGCAAATCATTATTACAAAGAAGCGATGACAGCACTGAAAATGACCGAACCATCAAACAAGATTATGTTTTTTAAAGATATTAGTGTCGCAGGCCTGCTCATACATTCCAAAAATAAACAGGCAATTATACAAAAAGCAAAACATCTTCTTGGGCCGATTTATGCAAAGAAAGATGAAAGTGCTGAATTAATTAAAACATTATATGTGTTTCTTGCAAATGGAGGCAATCTTGAAAAATCCATGAAAGAATTATGTCTTTCGATGAGCGGCTTAAGATATCGAATAAGGAGACTGGAAGAAATGCTTGAAAAGGATCTCCGAAAGCCGACAGTAACCTATGAACTTTTACTCACTTTACAAGTTCTTGAGGCAGAAGGGGAAATTATTTTAGATTGA
- a CDS encoding fumarylacetoacetate hydrolase family protein: protein MNKVKFKHQGIQQIKEGIYQADQNRIEFDGKQCPLNELSLDVPVSGTVYGTLLNYKGEYAKLEPSMNDDPYKAPPKAPILYIKPINTHIGYGTAIPLPEGVEEVSIGAALGVVIGKSAKKIKKENALDYVAGYTIVNDVSIPHESFYRPAYKEKARDGFCPIGPWIVDRDDVENSNDLGIRVFINGELKQENTTSNLVRSVEQLLEEVTDFMTLYEGDVLLVGVPENAPTAKESDSVKIEIDGIGTLENKVVKEKIVVGGGIV, encoded by the coding sequence ATGAATAAGGTGAAATTTAAACATCAAGGGATTCAGCAGATAAAAGAAGGAATCTATCAAGCGGATCAGAATCGAATAGAATTCGATGGAAAACAGTGTCCGCTAAATGAATTATCACTAGATGTACCTGTGTCCGGAACAGTTTATGGAACTCTATTAAATTATAAAGGTGAGTATGCCAAGTTAGAGCCTTCGATGAACGATGACCCATACAAAGCTCCACCGAAAGCTCCTATACTATACATTAAACCTATTAATACACATATTGGATACGGCACTGCAATTCCTTTGCCAGAAGGGGTTGAGGAAGTTTCGATTGGAGCAGCTTTAGGTGTCGTAATTGGTAAGTCAGCAAAAAAAATTAAGAAAGAAAATGCCTTGGATTATGTAGCTGGTTATACAATCGTAAATGATGTAAGTATTCCACATGAGAGCTTTTATCGACCTGCATATAAAGAAAAAGCAAGGGATGGATTCTGCCCGATAGGACCTTGGATTGTTGACCGTGATGATGTGGAAAATTCAAATGATCTTGGAATTCGTGTTTTTATCAATGGAGAATTAAAACAGGAAAATACAACGTCGAATTTAGTCCGTTCTGTTGAACAATTGCTTGAAGAGGTAACAGACTTTATGACCCTTTATGAAGGGGATGTATTACTAGTGGGGGTACCTGAAAACGCACCGACTGCAAAAGAAAGCGATAGCGTTAAAATCGAAATTGACGGCATAGGGACATTAGAAAATAAGGTGGTAAAAGAGAAGATTGTGGTAGGAGGAGGTATCGTATGA
- the hpaI gene encoding 2,4-dihydroxyhept-2-ene-1,7-dioic acid aldolase, with amino-acid sequence MSNKYDTIKKRLRGSIAPVITPFKANGDIDFEKQSELIEFQIENGTHAISVTGTSGEPSSLTTEERVQVMENAVKTINGRIPFAPGTGSTNHDETMYLTKKAEEMGADAAMVIVPYYNKPNQEALYDHFKTVADSVEIPIIIYNIPGRTAQNMEVGTMARLVKDCPNIVGAKESNKDFEHVNRVLLNCGRDFLLYSGIELLCYPMLAIGGAGSISATANVEPKKIAEMHNAWEEGDIKRAQDLHFELMNLNDVLFKDTNPAPVKAALGMMGMIEPVLRRPMGLPSEALQEEIRETLVEYGKLEKTASV; translated from the coding sequence ATGAGTAATAAATACGATACGATTAAAAAGAGATTAAGAGGGTCCATTGCACCAGTAATTACACCGTTTAAAGCAAATGGAGATATCGATTTCGAAAAGCAGTCTGAATTAATCGAATTTCAGATTGAGAATGGAACACATGCCATATCTGTAACCGGTACTTCCGGAGAACCGAGCTCTCTTACAACTGAAGAGCGTGTTCAAGTAATGGAAAATGCAGTCAAAACAATTAATGGCAGAATTCCATTTGCTCCGGGAACTGGATCTACTAACCATGATGAAACCATGTACTTAACGAAGAAAGCTGAAGAAATGGGTGCAGATGCTGCAATGGTGATTGTACCTTATTATAACAAACCAAACCAGGAAGCCTTGTACGATCATTTCAAAACAGTAGCTGATTCTGTAGAGATTCCGATTATTATTTACAATATACCAGGACGTACTGCACAAAACATGGAAGTAGGAACGATGGCACGTTTGGTAAAAGATTGTCCTAATATTGTGGGAGCGAAGGAATCAAATAAAGACTTTGAACATGTTAATCGAGTATTGCTTAATTGTGGCAGAGACTTCCTATTGTATTCAGGAATTGAACTTTTATGCTACCCAATGCTGGCTATTGGTGGGGCAGGATCCATCAGTGCCACAGCAAACGTGGAGCCTAAGAAGATAGCAGAAATGCATAATGCCTGGGAAGAAGGAGATATCAAACGGGCACAGGACCTTCACTTTGAATTAATGAATCTGAATGATGTGCTGTTTAAAGATACAAACCCTGCACCAGTTAAAGCTGCACTCGGCATGATGGGCATGATTGAACCAGTATTACGTAGACCAATGGGCTTGCCTTCAGAGGCATTGCAAGAAGAAATTCGCGAAACTCTTGTTGAATATGGAAAATTGGAAAAAACAGCTTCGGTTTAA
- a CDS encoding 4-hydroxyphenylacetate 3-hydroxylase N-terminal domain-containing protein: protein MMNGKEYLESLRDGREVYLNGEKIDDVTTHPAYRNAARSIAQLYDAMHDPEKKDIITTKSDVGDFRTHKFFKASTSAEELLEARDAMAEWTRYSYGFMGRTPDYKAAFLGSLGPYADFYKGFEDNARRWYKKGQEEVPFCNHTIVNPQLDRHKPLHENKDVFVRAVEERDNGVIVSGAKMVGTSAALTHYNFVANYSPQDLGEGDQSHALIFFVPMNAPGVKVISRQSYEEMAAVQGSPYDYPLSSRFDENDAIIILDNVLIPWEDILTYNNVEIANGFRPQTGWLNRYTFQGCTRFAVKLDFMVGMLLKATEVAGTNNFRGVQARIGEVISYRNMFWAISTAMALDPEDGPEGYKLPNSTYATAYRTFAPTVWPIIKNTFNEVVAGGLISLPSSTQDFLNPELRPYIDQYYKGTGVSAEERVKLLKMVWDATGTEFGGRNELYEINYAGNNEGIRLDALKMANTAGQTDIYKSFVERAMNDYDLHGWTNDTWVNPDREIQKLFT, encoded by the coding sequence ATGATGAATGGTAAGGAATATTTAGAGAGTCTGCGAGATGGCCGTGAAGTATACCTGAATGGTGAAAAAATTGATGACGTAACAACCCATCCGGCATATCGCAATGCTGCAAGATCGATAGCCCAGCTCTATGATGCAATGCATGACCCGGAAAAAAAGGATATTATCACAACGAAATCAGATGTTGGTGATTTTCGTACCCATAAGTTTTTTAAAGCATCCACAAGTGCAGAGGAATTGCTAGAAGCACGCGATGCAATGGCAGAATGGACAAGATACAGCTATGGATTCATGGGGCGTACGCCAGATTATAAAGCAGCATTTTTAGGGTCGCTTGGACCGTATGCAGATTTCTATAAGGGATTTGAAGACAATGCTAGAAGGTGGTATAAAAAAGGGCAGGAAGAAGTTCCTTTCTGTAACCATACGATTGTAAATCCGCAACTGGACAGACATAAGCCGCTTCATGAAAACAAAGATGTATTCGTGCGTGCAGTAGAAGAAAGAGATAATGGTGTTATTGTAAGCGGTGCCAAAATGGTTGGAACATCGGCAGCTCTTACCCATTATAATTTTGTTGCGAATTACTCTCCGCAGGATTTAGGTGAGGGTGATCAAAGTCATGCATTAATCTTTTTTGTGCCAATGAATGCGCCTGGTGTCAAAGTGATCAGCCGTCAATCATATGAAGAAATGGCTGCAGTACAAGGAAGCCCGTACGATTATCCATTATCAAGCCGTTTTGACGAAAACGATGCCATAATTATTTTGGATAATGTTTTGATTCCTTGGGAAGATATCCTAACTTATAATAACGTGGAAATAGCAAATGGTTTCAGACCGCAGACAGGCTGGTTAAACCGTTACACATTCCAAGGGTGTACCCGCTTCGCAGTAAAGCTTGACTTTATGGTTGGCATGCTGCTTAAAGCAACTGAAGTCGCTGGGACAAATAACTTCCGCGGTGTACAGGCAAGAATTGGTGAAGTAATCTCTTATCGCAATATGTTTTGGGCTATTTCTACAGCAATGGCACTTGATCCAGAAGATGGTCCTGAAGGGTATAAACTTCCGAATTCAACCTATGCAACTGCATATCGTACATTTGCACCTACCGTGTGGCCGATTATTAAAAACACATTTAACGAAGTGGTTGCAGGTGGCTTGATATCACTCCCTTCGAGCACTCAGGATTTCCTAAATCCTGAACTGAGACCGTACATTGACCAATACTATAAAGGAACAGGTGTAAGTGCAGAAGAAAGGGTAAAGCTTCTGAAAATGGTTTGGGATGCAACAGGAACTGAATTTGGCGGGCGTAATGAACTATATGAAATAAACTATGCTGGCAATAACGAAGGAATTCGTTTGGATGCACTGAAGATGGCTAATACAGCAGGCCAAACAGATATATACAAATCATTCGTTGAAAGAGCAATGAATGATTACGACCTGCACGGCTGGACAAATGATACGTGGGTTAATCCGGATAGGGAAATACAAAAACTGTTTACTTAA
- the hpaE gene encoding 5-carboxymethyl-2-hydroxymuconate semialdehyde dehydrogenase produces MSVKYEASKHEELANKLEDIKLYINGEFVDAEDKGTFDNISPFTNEKMNNIASGQAADIDKAVQSAKKAFKGEWGNLKQAERLEYVYKIGDLIEQHTDEIALLESLDTGLPISQTRKQVSRSANNFRFYADTVKSQMYGEVYQVDDEFINYTVRSAVGVAGLITPWNAPFMLETWKIAPALATGNTVILKPAEWSPLTANRMAEIIDQAGLPDGVFNIVHGFGETAGDALVKHPDVQLISFTGETTTGSTIMKNGADALKRFSMELGGKSPIIVFEDADLDRALDAATWGIFSFNGERCTANSRLYLHENIADEFIEKLKTRVWNIKVGDPLEDVTQVGPLIKTEHYNNVVNYLKIAEEEGCEIISGDIPEELSRGNYVAPTILLNATNEMRVVQEEIFGPVIAVMTFKDEAEVIEKANDVRYGLAGYVWTNDIKRGHRVAHAIESGMLWVNSQNVRDLRTPFGGSKDSGIGREGGHYAFEFYTEQKIIHVAIGDHHIPQFGK; encoded by the coding sequence GTGTCTGTGAAATATGAAGCTAGCAAACACGAAGAATTAGCCAATAAACTAGAAGATATCAAGCTATATATAAACGGGGAATTTGTGGATGCCGAAGATAAGGGAACGTTTGACAATATCAGTCCTTTTACAAATGAAAAAATGAATAACATCGCATCAGGTCAAGCAGCAGATATTGACAAAGCTGTTCAAAGTGCAAAGAAAGCATTTAAAGGTGAGTGGGGAAATTTAAAACAAGCTGAGCGTCTGGAATATGTATATAAAATTGGAGACCTCATTGAACAACATACGGATGAGATCGCATTATTGGAATCTTTAGATACTGGTCTTCCGATCAGCCAAACGAGAAAACAAGTTTCTCGTTCTGCGAATAACTTCCGTTTTTATGCGGATACAGTGAAATCCCAAATGTATGGAGAAGTGTATCAAGTGGACGATGAATTCATTAACTACACAGTACGTTCTGCAGTTGGTGTAGCGGGATTGATTACGCCTTGGAATGCTCCATTTATGCTTGAGACATGGAAAATCGCACCGGCATTGGCAACAGGCAACACAGTCATTTTGAAACCTGCTGAATGGTCTCCATTAACAGCAAACCGCATGGCAGAAATTATTGATCAGGCTGGACTTCCTGATGGTGTTTTCAATATTGTACATGGCTTTGGTGAAACGGCTGGAGATGCATTAGTGAAACATCCTGATGTACAGCTTATTTCCTTCACTGGGGAAACAACTACAGGTTCTACAATCATGAAAAATGGTGCGGATGCGCTGAAGCGTTTTTCCATGGAGCTTGGCGGCAAATCACCAATTATAGTATTTGAAGATGCTGACCTTGATAGAGCACTTGATGCAGCCACTTGGGGGATTTTCTCATTTAATGGGGAACGCTGCACGGCAAACTCAAGACTGTATTTGCACGAAAATATTGCAGACGAATTTATCGAAAAATTAAAAACCCGGGTCTGGAATATTAAAGTTGGTGATCCGTTAGAAGATGTTACGCAGGTTGGCCCGCTTATTAAAACGGAGCATTACAACAACGTAGTAAACTATCTCAAAATTGCGGAGGAAGAGGGCTGCGAAATAATCAGCGGCGATATACCTGAAGAATTAAGCCGAGGCAATTATGTAGCGCCAACTATTTTGCTGAATGCAACCAACGAAATGCGTGTTGTACAAGAAGAAATCTTTGGACCAGTTATTGCAGTAATGACATTTAAAGATGAAGCGGAAGTAATTGAAAAAGCGAACGATGTTAGATATGGACTTGCTGGATATGTATGGACAAATGATATCAAACGCGGTCACCGCGTAGCACATGCCATTGAATCAGGCATGCTATGGGTTAACTCACAAAATGTGCGTGATTTAAGAACTCCATTCGGTGGTTCGAAAGACAGTGGTATCGGACGCGAAGGCGGACATTATGCATTTGAATTCTATACGGAACAAAAAATTATCCATGTAGCTATTGGTGATCATCATATACCGCAATTTGGAAAATAA
- the hpaD gene encoding 3,4-dihydroxyphenylacetate 2,3-dioxygenase — protein MNFDIKRTGRAVLHVTDLDKSREFYDALGLIETESDDENIFYRAIEDHNHHCLWLKKKPEAAVEVVSYRVNAEDDLEKLELFFQSQGTEVKWMEKGSQKGIGRTIRIQDISGIPVEFYFEMDKVERMLQRFDIHVGAKVQRIDHFNCAVPDVQKAYDYYIKELGFACSEYTTSKGEDNIWAAWLHRKPGVHDTAFMNSIGPRLHHIGFWLKDPMSLIDGCDYLAAKGFSASIERGPGRHGLSNAFFLYLRDPDGHRIELYNGDYYTGDSDFDPIEWDLDDPQRQTFWGHEAPDSWFEEASTFLNVYTGEKVETKQPTLEKRKPTTVI, from the coding sequence ATGAACTTTGATATTAAACGTACAGGGCGTGCGGTGCTTCATGTTACAGACCTGGATAAATCGAGAGAGTTTTATGATGCACTTGGCTTAATTGAAACAGAATCAGATGACGAAAATATTTTCTACAGGGCAATTGAAGATCATAACCACCATTGTCTTTGGCTAAAAAAGAAACCGGAAGCGGCAGTTGAAGTAGTTAGCTATCGCGTTAATGCAGAAGATGATCTCGAAAAGCTGGAATTATTCTTTCAAAGCCAAGGTACAGAAGTAAAGTGGATGGAAAAAGGTTCACAAAAAGGAATTGGTCGTACCATTCGGATTCAGGATATTTCAGGAATTCCTGTAGAATTTTATTTCGAAATGGATAAAGTGGAGCGTATGCTGCAGCGTTTTGACATTCATGTAGGTGCAAAAGTACAGCGAATCGATCACTTCAACTGTGCAGTTCCTGATGTACAAAAAGCTTATGACTATTATATAAAAGAACTAGGTTTTGCTTGCTCAGAATATACAACATCAAAAGGTGAAGATAATATTTGGGCAGCATGGCTCCATCGTAAACCTGGAGTACATGACACTGCTTTTATGAATAGTATTGGACCAAGGCTTCACCATATTGGTTTCTGGTTAAAAGACCCAATGAGTCTGATCGATGGCTGTGATTACTTAGCTGCAAAAGGATTTTCTGCATCAATTGAGCGAGGGCCAGGACGTCACGGATTGTCTAACGCATTCTTCTTATATTTAAGAGATCCAGATGGACACCGTATTGAATTGTATAATGGCGATTATTATACTGGTGATTCTGATTTTGATCCAATCGAATGGGATTTAGATGATCCGCAGCGTCAGACTTTCTGGGGACATGAAGCGCCAGATAGCTGGTTTGAAGAGGCATCAACATTCCTGAATGTTTATACAGGTGAAAAAGTTGAAACAAAACAGCCAACATTAGAAAAAAGAAAGCCAACTACAGTAATATAA